From Brevibacterium ihuae, the proteins below share one genomic window:
- a CDS encoding transporter: MTVVLWICIILLALAIVVGLARVLTAKDMGSRAIVGDLVYFSAIGILTFIAMLVDLSIVLDVIFLSSMLGILATVALSRIQTRGHR; the protein is encoded by the coding sequence GTGACCGTCGTGCTGTGGATCTGCATCATCCTGCTCGCGCTGGCGATCGTCGTCGGACTCGCTCGCGTGCTCACCGCGAAGGACATGGGTTCGCGGGCGATCGTCGGGGATCTCGTGTACTTCTCCGCGATCGGCATCCTCACCTTCATCGCGATGCTCGTCGACCTCTCGATCGTGCTCGACGTCATCTTCCTGTCGTCGATGCTCGGCATCCTCGCCACCGTCGCACTGTCCCGCATCCAGACGAGAGGACACCGCTGA
- a CDS encoding Na+/H+ antiporter subunit E — translation MMNPFRVIGYSLWIGKEIVSGTVDVLAHVFKPGEYGSPMIVELPLRCETDVEITLMASSITITPGTLVVASAAADGRSRPTLFVHALFGDSEDEVLAGLVDMEDRLLRMTRGGSGDLPPTGPEERRAP, via the coding sequence ATGATGAATCCGTTCCGCGTGATCGGCTACAGCCTGTGGATCGGCAAGGAGATCGTCTCCGGCACCGTCGATGTGCTCGCCCACGTCTTCAAGCCCGGTGAGTACGGTTCCCCGATGATCGTCGAACTGCCGCTGCGCTGCGAGACCGATGTGGAGATCACGCTCATGGCCTCGTCGATCACCATCACCCCGGGCACCCTCGTCGTGGCATCCGCCGCCGCCGACGGGCGCTCGCGCCCCACGCTGTTCGTCCATGCGCTCTTCGGTGACTCGGAGGACGAGGTCCTCGCCGGCCTCGTCGACATGGAGGACCGGCTGCTCCGGATGACGCGCGGGGGCTCCGGCGATCTGCCGCCGACCGGACCCGAGGAGAGGAGAGCGCCGTGA
- a CDS encoding glycosyltransferase family 4 protein, which yields MRLFFDARFTRTGHHDGISRYGSCLLEALLRAAHGTEVEVTAIVHDEEQLALLPDTEFVVLNHPMAPAELAIARRLDALGADVVFSPMQVMGSWGRDYALVLTLHDLIYYSHPQPPRDLPAAVRGIWRLYHRAYWPQRVLLDRADAVAVVSRTTAELVARHRLTRRPVHVVSNAAAPPPALPDRPSGHDARSLVYMGAFLPYKNVEALIRALAHLPGYTLHLTSRIDPARERALRALVPDRARVVFHRGVSDAEYAALLDSATALVTASLDEGFGLPVVEAMARGVPVAVSELPIFRELADGVAEFFDPHDPADIARAVTRLADPEVWADRAAAAPVRAAEFSWDRSAHVLLELARTLHAERTAG from the coding sequence ATGAGGCTGTTCTTCGATGCGCGATTCACCCGCACCGGGCACCACGACGGGATCTCCCGCTACGGCTCGTGCCTGCTCGAAGCTCTCCTGCGCGCCGCGCACGGCACCGAGGTCGAGGTCACCGCGATCGTCCACGACGAGGAGCAGCTCGCGCTGCTCCCGGACACCGAGTTCGTCGTGCTCAACCACCCGATGGCTCCGGCAGAGCTCGCCATCGCGCGCCGGCTCGATGCGCTCGGCGCCGATGTCGTGTTCTCCCCCATGCAGGTCATGGGGTCCTGGGGGCGCGACTATGCGCTCGTCCTCACCCTCCACGACCTCATCTACTATTCCCATCCGCAGCCTCCCCGCGACCTGCCCGCCGCGGTCCGCGGGATCTGGCGGCTCTATCACCGGGCGTACTGGCCGCAGCGGGTGCTGCTCGACCGGGCGGACGCCGTCGCGGTGGTGAGCCGGACGACGGCCGAGCTCGTCGCCCGGCACCGGCTCACCCGGCGGCCGGTCCACGTCGTGTCGAACGCCGCAGCTCCCCCGCCCGCGCTGCCGGATCGCCCGAGCGGGCACGATGCCCGCTCGCTCGTCTACATGGGCGCCTTCCTGCCCTACAAGAACGTCGAGGCGCTCATCCGCGCGCTCGCGCATCTTCCGGGGTACACGCTCCATCTCACGAGCCGCATCGATCCCGCCCGGGAGCGCGCGCTGCGGGCCCTCGTCCCCGATCGCGCACGAGTCGTCTTCCATCGCGGGGTGAGCGACGCGGAGTACGCGGCGCTCCTCGACTCCGCGACGGCACTCGTCACCGCATCGCTCGACGAGGGGTTCGGACTGCCGGTGGTCGAGGCGATGGCACGCGGCGTGCCGGTGGCGGTAAGCGAGCTGCCGATCTTCCGCGAGCTCGCCGACGGTGTGGCCGAGTTCTTCGATCCGCACGATCCGGCCGACATCGCCCGGGCGGTGACCCGGCTCGCGGACCCGGAGGTCTGGGCGGACCGTGCCGCTGCGGCCCCGGTGCGGGCTGCGGAGTTCTCGTGGGACCGTTCCGCCCACGTGCTCCTCGAGCTCGCGCGCACCCTGCACGCCGAGCGGACCGCCGGCTGA
- a CDS encoding histidine phosphatase family protein, producing MVAAIILLRHGQTDYNAEGRFQGQEDIPLNALGRLQAEAAAQALSASGIDRIVSSDLRRAHETAEALSAATGAGLEFDVRLREISVGEWQGRTRDEIAGIWPEELAAWFSGADMRPPGGESRRESSARVVTAIRDIVAAAGEDETLAIVAHGAVLRGAAEELLGLGREGAGFLGVMANCGYGVLTPRRDTWVLRSWGASSDPAAVA from the coding sequence GTGGTCGCCGCGATCATCCTGCTGCGCCACGGACAGACCGACTACAACGCCGAGGGCCGCTTCCAGGGCCAGGAGGACATCCCGCTCAACGCGCTCGGGAGGTTGCAGGCGGAGGCCGCCGCGCAGGCCCTCAGCGCCTCCGGCATCGACCGGATCGTGTCCTCCGACCTCCGGCGGGCGCATGAGACGGCCGAGGCCCTCTCGGCCGCCACGGGAGCGGGCCTCGAGTTCGATGTCCGGCTGCGGGAGATCTCCGTCGGGGAGTGGCAGGGCCGCACTCGGGACGAGATCGCCGGGATCTGGCCCGAGGAGCTCGCCGCCTGGTTCTCCGGAGCGGACATGCGGCCGCCGGGCGGGGAGAGCCGCCGCGAGTCGTCGGCCCGCGTCGTCACCGCGATCCGGGACATCGTCGCCGCCGCGGGTGAGGACGAGACCCTCGCGATCGTCGCCCACGGAGCGGTGCTCCGCGGTGCGGCCGAGGAACTGCTCGGGCTCGGCCGGGAGGGGGCGGGCTTCCTCGGCGTCATGGCGAACTGCGGCTACGGCGTGCTCACCCCGCGGCGCGACACCTGGGTGCTGCGCTCCTGGGGAGCGAGCTCCGATCCGGCCGCAGTGGCCTGA
- a CDS encoding monovalent cation/H+ antiporter subunit D family protein, with amino-acid sequence MNPALLLLIIAVPLGASALSTIVRSRLLDRILLIGIPGFVAVFGIVLLALHTREPVIAHSVGGFVDGLAIPFASDTFAALLLTITSIGALVCSWFLIATGEDQYRFVPALIIMMLAGVYGAILTGDLFNLFVFVEVMVLPSYALIAVTGTWRRLGVGRMFVMVNLLTSTILLIGVGFVYGALGSVNLAIIAEMPEIPPAGQLAVGIVLVALCVKAGVVPVHGWLVRSYPNTSAGMMALFSALHSKVALYAIYRVYSSVFEEPPAWSWVVAVIVVLTIVTSGLSAFGEIRVRNVFAFQMVSGVGHILIGVVLMTAVALSAGTFYLVHHIITMAGLLLTMGAVEQTYGTGAFKKLSGLAGRERWATVLMVLGLFSLIGLPITSGVWGKIGLIRASAADESVLGPVLIGAVVLGSIISLLALQRLWANSFWGEPMTHYHPDSVSTGRAPLTALDDSVRIRTKLLLPGTVMIALSVGLFLFPDVLFTVTERAAADLMDTAPYIEAVLTQ; translated from the coding sequence GTGAACCCGGCCCTGCTCCTCCTCATCATCGCGGTGCCCCTGGGCGCCTCGGCGCTGAGCACGATCGTCCGCTCGCGACTGCTCGACCGGATCCTCCTCATCGGGATCCCGGGGTTCGTCGCGGTCTTCGGGATCGTGCTGCTCGCTCTGCACACGCGCGAGCCGGTGATCGCGCACTCGGTCGGCGGATTCGTCGACGGTCTGGCGATCCCGTTCGCCTCCGACACCTTCGCGGCGCTGCTCCTGACGATCACCTCGATCGGCGCACTCGTCTGCTCGTGGTTCCTCATCGCGACCGGCGAGGATCAGTACCGGTTCGTGCCGGCGCTCATCATCATGATGCTCGCCGGGGTCTACGGCGCGATCCTCACCGGCGATCTCTTCAACCTCTTCGTGTTCGTCGAGGTCATGGTCCTGCCCTCGTACGCGCTCATCGCGGTGACCGGGACGTGGCGCCGGCTCGGGGTGGGCCGGATGTTCGTCATGGTCAACCTCCTGACCTCGACGATCCTCCTCATCGGCGTCGGGTTCGTCTACGGCGCGCTCGGCTCGGTCAATCTCGCGATCATCGCCGAGATGCCGGAGATCCCCCCGGCCGGTCAGCTCGCGGTCGGGATCGTCCTTGTGGCGCTGTGCGTCAAGGCGGGCGTCGTGCCGGTCCACGGCTGGCTCGTCCGCAGCTACCCGAACACCTCGGCCGGCATGATGGCGCTCTTCTCCGCGCTGCACTCCAAGGTCGCGCTCTACGCGATCTACCGGGTGTACTCCTCGGTGTTCGAGGAGCCTCCTGCGTGGTCGTGGGTCGTCGCGGTCATCGTCGTGCTCACCATCGTCACCTCGGGGCTGTCGGCGTTCGGCGAGATCCGGGTCCGCAACGTCTTCGCGTTCCAGATGGTGTCCGGTGTCGGCCACATCCTCATCGGCGTCGTGCTCATGACGGCGGTCGCGCTGTCCGCAGGGACGTTCTACCTCGTGCACCACATCATCACCATGGCGGGCCTGTTGCTCACCATGGGAGCCGTCGAGCAGACCTACGGCACCGGTGCGTTCAAGAAGCTCTCCGGCCTGGCCGGACGGGAGCGCTGGGCGACCGTCCTCATGGTGCTCGGCCTGTTCTCGCTCATCGGACTGCCCATCACCTCCGGTGTGTGGGGCAAGATCGGCCTCATCCGGGCCTCGGCCGCGGACGAGTCGGTGCTCGGCCCCGTGCTCATCGGGGCGGTCGTGCTCGGCTCGATCATCAGCCTGCTCGCACTCCAGCGGCTGTGGGCGAACTCCTTCTGGGGCGAGCCGATGACCCACTACCACCCGGATTCGGTGAGCACCGGTCGCGCCCCCCTCACCGCGCTCGACGACTCCGTGCGGATCCGGACGAAGCTGCTCCTGCCGGGGACCGTGATGATCGCGCTGTCGGTCGGCCTGTTCCTGTTCCCGGACGTGCTGTTCACGGTCACCGAGAGGGCGGCGGCCGACCTCATGGACACGGCCCCCTACATCGAGGCGGTGCTCACGCAATGA
- a CDS encoding alpha/beta fold hydrolase: MSWIDSSRDDLDVPVEGGTHRTAVWTHPARPASAASAAHGRPDHPARPLLLVHGFRGDHHGMDLIAHHVRRHPVLVPDLPGFGATAPLPGGLSLDAYADFLSGLHDSIEQRYGVPPLVVGHSFGSILVARLAALRARQDTPLDALTLINPITAPALEGPSRLGSLLARAYYSLSARLPERAGDALLGHPLIVRGMSEVMATTRDPGLRRYIHDQHRRYFSTYTDRDSLARAFAISISHTAAEAVDALTMPVLVISGGADSIAPPAATRAFVDSLPDVRSHAFDGVGHLVHYERPEHTARLLEAFAAEVERSTLRT; the protein is encoded by the coding sequence GGGCGGCACCCATCGCACCGCTGTGTGGACTCATCCCGCGCGGCCGGCCAGTGCCGCATCCGCTGCTCACGGTCGCCCGGACCACCCCGCTCGTCCGCTGCTCCTCGTCCACGGCTTCCGCGGCGATCACCACGGGATGGACCTCATCGCTCATCACGTGCGCCGCCACCCGGTCCTCGTCCCCGACCTGCCCGGATTCGGCGCGACCGCGCCCCTGCCCGGCGGGCTCTCGCTCGACGCGTACGCCGACTTCCTCTCCGGTCTGCACGACTCGATCGAACAGCGGTACGGCGTCCCGCCGCTCGTCGTCGGACACTCCTTCGGCTCGATCCTCGTCGCGCGCCTCGCCGCGCTCCGCGCTCGACAGGACACGCCGCTCGATGCCCTCACGCTCATCAACCCGATCACCGCGCCGGCGCTCGAAGGCCCCTCCCGCCTCGGCTCCCTCCTGGCCCGCGCGTACTACAGCCTCTCCGCACGACTCCCGGAACGCGCCGGCGACGCCCTCCTCGGCCATCCCCTCATCGTCCGCGGGATGAGCGAGGTCATGGCCACCACCCGCGACCCCGGCCTGCGCCGCTACATCCACGACCAGCACCGCCGCTACTTCTCCACGTACACCGACCGGGACTCCCTCGCCCGGGCCTTCGCGATCTCGATCTCGCACACCGCCGCCGAGGCCGTCGACGCCCTGACGATGCCCGTGCTCGTGATCTCCGGCGGCGCGGACTCGATCGCCCCGCCCGCCGCCACCCGTGCCTTCGTCGACTCCCTGCCGGACGTCCGATCCCACGCCTTCGATGGGGTGGGCCACCTCGTCCACTACGAGCGCCCGGAGCACACCGCCCGGCTCCTCGAGGCCTTCGCAGCCGAGGTCGAGCGGTCTACACTGCGAACATGA
- a CDS encoding sodium:proton antiporter translates to MILALTVGVLVAGGVYLLLQRSMVRAVFGLTLISHAANFALLASGVSAWRGEPLEGRMDPATAADPLPQAFVLTAIVITLAITIFMLAMAVLGHDDDQHTPPNTGEAREQ, encoded by the coding sequence ATGATCCTTGCACTCACCGTCGGCGTCCTCGTGGCCGGAGGGGTCTACCTGCTCCTGCAGCGCTCCATGGTCCGGGCCGTGTTCGGCCTCACGCTCATCTCCCATGCCGCGAACTTCGCGCTCCTCGCCTCCGGCGTGTCGGCGTGGCGGGGCGAGCCGCTCGAGGGCCGGATGGATCCCGCGACCGCCGCCGACCCGCTGCCGCAGGCCTTCGTCCTCACGGCCATCGTCATCACGCTCGCGATCACGATCTTCATGCTCGCGATGGCGGTGCTCGGCCACGACGACGATCAGCACACGCCGCCGAACACGGGGGAGGCCCGCGAACAGTGA
- a CDS encoding pyridoxal 5'-phosphate synthase, with protein MKDPRTLKGDTALHLPEFDAPPPDPLDLMRRWIADAEDRDVREPNAAVLATTDGTRVSARTVLLKGVGDDGPELSFTSRSRKGAQLAANPHAGLTFYWRETLQQITVEGSMRRLPDDASDAVWDARPRGARAASASSSQSAELHDEAALTTTAGELTRSDAPIPRPEHWSAFVLEPDRIEFWHGSPDRLHRRLEYARTAPGAQWGIRRLQP; from the coding sequence ATGAAGGATCCGCGCACGCTCAAAGGGGACACTGCGCTGCATCTTCCCGAATTCGATGCTCCGCCGCCGGACCCCCTCGATCTCATGCGCCGGTGGATCGCCGACGCCGAGGACCGCGACGTGCGCGAACCGAACGCGGCCGTGCTCGCCACGACCGACGGCACGCGCGTCTCCGCGCGGACCGTGCTCCTCAAGGGCGTGGGTGACGACGGTCCGGAGCTGAGCTTCACCTCGCGCAGCCGCAAGGGCGCGCAGCTCGCCGCGAACCCCCACGCCGGACTCACCTTCTACTGGCGGGAGACCCTGCAGCAGATCACCGTCGAGGGCAGCATGCGCAGACTCCCCGACGACGCCTCGGACGCGGTCTGGGATGCCCGTCCGCGCGGCGCCCGCGCGGCCTCGGCGAGCTCGTCCCAGAGCGCGGAGCTGCACGACGAGGCCGCGCTCACCACGACCGCCGGGGAGCTCACCCGCTCCGACGCCCCGATCCCGAGGCCGGAGCACTGGTCGGCATTCGTCCTCGAACCGGACCGGATCGAGTTCTGGCACGGCAGCCCCGACCGCCTGCACCGGCGTCTCGAGTACGCACGCACCGCGCCCGGAGCGCAGTGGGGAATCCGCCGCCTCCAGCCCTGA
- a CDS encoding cation:proton antiporter — protein MIPDVLAITLVGALGITGSLIVLICALAMFRANDALSRINVFSPATGLAMPLILLAAYIYTLWQDGFSLTRLFMAVSGILALVIVSSVASNVLSRSTFAGGAPVWRHTSPNRLAEARGDEDEGLTEYESTLADFDIDDSER, from the coding sequence ATGATCCCCGACGTCCTCGCGATCACCCTCGTCGGCGCCCTCGGCATCACCGGCAGCCTCATCGTGCTCATCTGCGCCCTCGCGATGTTCCGGGCGAACGACGCCCTCTCCCGGATCAACGTGTTCTCGCCGGCCACCGGGCTCGCGATGCCGCTCATCCTCCTCGCCGCCTACATCTACACCCTGTGGCAGGACGGGTTCAGCCTGACGCGGCTGTTCATGGCGGTCTCGGGCATCCTTGCGCTCGTCATCGTGTCCTCGGTGGCGTCGAACGTGCTGTCGCGCTCGACCTTCGCCGGCGGCGCCCCGGTGTGGCGGCACACCTCGCCCAACCGGCTCGCCGAGGCGCGCGGTGACGAGGACGAGGGTCTCACCGAGTACGAGTCCACCCTCGCCGACTTCGACATCGACGATTCGGAGCGCTGA
- a CDS encoding DUF4040 family protein — translation MTIIVTVGILAALVVLTPLITAGLGRHAGWLLGAAYLGAALAFLPAVSEVVAGGTVEQTVRWAPSLDVALAFSVDGIGVVFTLIALVIGAFVLFYSTAYLSPGPNLSFYWLMATFTFAMVVLVLTDDLFVLFIAWEITSLASFMLIARSGTAAHPASLRTMFITFIGGLALLVAIGFIVARTGSTGIREALTHEVWGTDPTFTTTIALLVAIAAMTKSAQFPFHSWLPDAMAAATPVSAYLHAAAVVKAGIFLLIRFSPAFHSTPAWNALLIVAGIITTAIGGWFALNQVDLKKLMAYSTVSQLGLIVAAIGVGTELALGAAVLHVIAHALFKSGLFMMVGVVDHIAHTRDFGKIPQLYRVSPVAFAVTIIGTASMAGIPPLLGFASKETVFMALGEAPGAAWTGWAALIAGAAASVLTFAYCAKVVFGAFVDGDEPDREALGHTDGVMLTFAALPILASVPLAFMLPQVEKLVVPAITAALPGTDPHPHFVLWHGITPELIASALIIAAGILIILARRRVWPFFMRARLPFDGADVISGITRGLEVAGRAASGIVAPVRAAPHIRAVLGLLALVIFGGALAIGLGPGLPPVQPNLSRPIDLVLFVLITVSVLAVCFARSRMTATVALSAVGILATVQIMALGAPDVTLTQLLVEAMTIIVIMLVLQKLPRTFWRYRKRTQTRRGIFAVFVGAAVGLAVWVMTGRRERSEIALYYLNEAPEISGGSNIVNTILVEFRALDTLGELTVLGMAGIAIVAVLSSVRDKFIDPPAADIPEVPRTPWVSLRPRGSVAHRAVMVAWPNVIPMQLMARVLGPILAISSALIFWRGHNEPGGGFIAALVGSAIVGILYMSTSKDRAIGPPRAPLILIGGGVMVAVLTGFVGLIFAGSFLEPIHGYLFGVHLTTSMLFDVGVYMAVLGLILVSFNLLGTSDSAFTPAGDDVLVDGQMQRDVDAETPFEGTRERADEMMYGELAGPLDATRGERPHARALAQGDRKRKLGVRSRHMATGEQHQERGDR, via the coding sequence ATGACGATCATCGTGACCGTGGGCATCCTCGCAGCCCTCGTCGTCCTCACCCCGCTCATCACCGCTGGGCTCGGACGGCACGCCGGATGGCTCCTCGGAGCCGCCTACCTCGGCGCAGCGCTCGCCTTCCTGCCCGCCGTCTCCGAGGTCGTCGCCGGCGGCACGGTGGAGCAGACGGTCCGCTGGGCACCGAGCCTCGACGTCGCCCTCGCCTTCAGCGTCGACGGGATCGGGGTCGTCTTCACCCTCATCGCCCTCGTCATCGGAGCGTTCGTCCTCTTCTACTCGACGGCCTACCTGTCGCCGGGGCCGAACCTGAGCTTCTACTGGCTCATGGCGACCTTCACCTTCGCGATGGTCGTCCTCGTCCTCACCGACGACCTCTTCGTTCTGTTCATCGCGTGGGAGATCACCTCGCTCGCGTCGTTCATGCTCATCGCCCGCTCCGGCACGGCCGCCCATCCCGCCTCGCTGCGGACGATGTTCATCACCTTCATCGGCGGCCTCGCGCTCCTCGTCGCGATCGGCTTCATCGTCGCCCGCACCGGTTCGACCGGCATCCGCGAGGCCCTCACCCATGAGGTCTGGGGCACCGACCCGACCTTCACCACGACGATCGCGCTCCTCGTCGCGATCGCCGCGATGACGAAGTCCGCGCAGTTCCCGTTCCACTCCTGGCTCCCGGACGCGATGGCCGCCGCCACCCCGGTGAGCGCGTACCTCCACGCCGCAGCCGTGGTCAAGGCCGGCATCTTCCTCCTCATCCGGTTCAGCCCCGCCTTCCACTCGACGCCGGCGTGGAATGCGCTGCTCATCGTCGCCGGGATCATCACCACCGCGATCGGCGGCTGGTTCGCCCTCAACCAGGTCGACCTCAAGAAGCTCATGGCCTACTCGACGGTGAGCCAGCTCGGCCTCATCGTCGCCGCGATCGGTGTCGGCACCGAGCTCGCGCTCGGCGCCGCGGTCCTCCACGTCATCGCCCACGCGCTCTTCAAGTCCGGTCTGTTCATGATGGTCGGCGTCGTCGACCACATCGCCCACACCCGGGACTTCGGGAAGATCCCCCAGCTGTACCGCGTCTCTCCCGTGGCGTTCGCCGTGACGATCATCGGCACCGCCTCGATGGCCGGCATCCCGCCGCTCCTCGGCTTCGCCTCGAAGGAGACGGTGTTCATGGCCCTCGGCGAGGCGCCCGGTGCGGCGTGGACCGGCTGGGCCGCGCTCATCGCCGGTGCCGCCGCCTCGGTGCTCACCTTCGCCTACTGCGCCAAGGTCGTCTTCGGGGCCTTCGTCGACGGGGACGAGCCGGACCGCGAGGCGCTCGGACACACCGACGGCGTCATGCTCACCTTCGCCGCACTGCCGATCCTCGCTTCGGTGCCGCTCGCGTTCATGCTCCCGCAGGTCGAGAAGCTCGTCGTGCCCGCGATCACCGCCGCGCTGCCGGGCACCGATCCGCACCCGCACTTCGTGCTGTGGCACGGGATCACGCCGGAGCTCATCGCCTCCGCGCTCATCATCGCCGCGGGCATCCTCATCATCCTCGCCCGTCGCCGGGTGTGGCCGTTCTTCATGCGCGCCCGCCTGCCGTTCGACGGCGCCGACGTCATCAGCGGCATTACCCGCGGCCTCGAGGTCGCCGGCCGTGCCGCCAGCGGCATCGTCGCCCCGGTGCGGGCCGCCCCGCACATCCGCGCGGTCCTCGGCCTCCTCGCGCTCGTGATCTTCGGCGGGGCGCTCGCCATCGGCCTCGGGCCGGGACTGCCGCCGGTGCAGCCGAACCTCTCCCGGCCGATCGACCTCGTGCTCTTCGTCCTCATCACCGTCTCCGTCCTCGCGGTGTGCTTCGCCCGCTCGCGGATGACCGCCACCGTCGCACTCTCCGCGGTCGGCATCCTCGCGACCGTCCAGATCATGGCGCTCGGCGCCCCCGACGTCACGCTCACCCAGCTGCTCGTCGAGGCGATGACGATCATCGTCATCATGCTCGTGCTCCAGAAGCTGCCCCGCACCTTCTGGCGGTACCGCAAGCGCACCCAGACCCGGCGGGGGATCTTCGCGGTGTTCGTCGGCGCCGCCGTCGGGCTCGCGGTGTGGGTGATGACCGGTCGCCGCGAGCGGTCCGAGATCGCGCTCTACTACCTCAACGAGGCTCCCGAGATCAGCGGCGGCTCGAACATCGTCAACACCATCCTCGTGGAGTTCCGCGCACTCGATACGCTCGGCGAGCTCACGGTGCTCGGTATGGCCGGCATCGCGATCGTCGCGGTGCTGTCCTCGGTGCGCGACAAGTTCATCGACCCGCCGGCCGCCGACATCCCCGAGGTGCCGCGCACCCCGTGGGTCAGCCTCCGCCCCCGCGGGTCCGTCGCCCATCGGGCGGTCATGGTGGCGTGGCCCAACGTCATCCCGATGCAGCTCATGGCGCGCGTGCTCGGCCCGATCCTCGCGATCTCCTCGGCGCTGATCTTCTGGCGCGGGCACAATGAGCCGGGCGGCGGCTTCATCGCAGCCCTCGTCGGCTCCGCGATCGTCGGCATCCTCTACATGTCGACTTCGAAGGACCGGGCGATCGGACCGCCGCGGGCCCCGCTCATCCTCATCGGCGGCGGCGTCATGGTCGCGGTGCTCACCGGCTTCGTCGGTCTGATCTTCGCGGGATCCTTCCTCGAGCCGATCCACGGCTACCTGTTCGGCGTGCACCTCACGACGTCGATGCTCTTCGACGTCGGCGTGTACATGGCGGTGCTCGGTCTCATCCTCGTGTCCTTCAATCTGCTGGGCACCTCGGACTCCGCGTTCACCCCGGCCGGCGACGACGTCCTCGTCGACGGTCAGATGCAGCGCGACGTCGACGCCGAGACGCCCTTCGAGGGGACGCGCGAGCGCGCCGACGAGATGATGTACGGCGAGCTCGCCGGCCCGCTCGATGCGACGCGCGGCGAGCGCCCCCATGCGCGCGCGCTCGCCCAGGGGGATCGGAAGCGGAAGCTCGGAGTCCGCTCGCGGCACATGGCGACCGGCGAACAGCACCAGGAGCGTGGCGACCGATGA